A region from the Micrococcus cohnii genome encodes:
- a CDS encoding DUF3159 domain-containing protein, with protein sequence MPTENDPDPRPRPEARAACSREPEGPSRPDSAAGAFGGLAAATRVDEHGRIDALATVGGVRGIVEASLPTFVFMVWFLVTSQVFASGVAAVAVAVVMGLVRVIQRQSPAQAVAGLAVVVLCVFMALRTGQARDFYVWGFVTNAGYSAAFIASIVARWPLMGVLFGLVRGEGTAWRRNEVRRRAYALATWVIVAVMLLRLAVQVPLYLAEAATALGAARLVMGLPLYALGLWLAWSVSAPRDASASREPGTSSARS encoded by the coding sequence ATGCCGACCGAGAACGACCCCGACCCGCGGCCCCGTCCCGAGGCCCGCGCGGCCTGCTCGCGCGAGCCCGAGGGGCCCTCGCGCCCGGACTCCGCAGCGGGTGCGTTCGGCGGTCTGGCCGCGGCCACGCGTGTCGACGAGCACGGCCGGATCGACGCCCTCGCCACCGTCGGCGGCGTGCGCGGCATCGTCGAGGCGTCTCTGCCGACGTTCGTGTTCATGGTCTGGTTCCTGGTCACCTCGCAGGTGTTCGCCTCCGGTGTCGCGGCGGTCGCGGTCGCTGTGGTGATGGGCCTGGTGCGCGTGATCCAACGTCAGTCCCCGGCCCAGGCCGTGGCCGGGCTGGCAGTGGTCGTGCTGTGCGTGTTCATGGCGTTGCGCACGGGGCAGGCCCGGGACTTCTACGTGTGGGGCTTCGTGACGAACGCCGGGTATTCGGCCGCCTTCATTGCCTCGATCGTGGCGCGCTGGCCCCTGATGGGCGTGCTCTTCGGCCTCGTGCGCGGCGAGGGCACCGCCTGGCGCCGGAACGAGGTCCGTCGGCGGGCCTATGCGCTCGCGACCTGGGTGATTGTCGCCGTCATGCTGCTGCGTCTGGCGGTGCAGGTGCCGCTCTACCTCGCGGAGGCGGCCACGGCCCTGGGCGCGGCGCGGCTCGTGATGGGACTGCCTCTTTACGCGCTCGGGCTCTGGCTCGCCTGGTCGGTCTCGGCGCCGCGGGACGCCTCGGCCTCGCGCGAGCCCGGCACCAGCAGCGCGCGCAGCTGA
- a CDS encoding NAD-binding protein — protein MAHFVILGCGRVGVELIRMLESFGHSVAVVDRDPHAFTALPATFDGRCVQGVGFDRDTLVRAGIEKAVGLAAVSSDDGTNVIAARVAREHFGTRHVVARIHDPERARVYQRLGVSTVAAVRWTSEQVFTKLLPAGTAQSGRRDATGSLVMTEIEPDPQWWGRSVGEIEDAATVRVGYLTRFEAGLLPTQATLLQEGDVLHIVVEVSRQDDAEAIIMSAPERQENA, from the coding sequence GTGGCACACTTCGTGATCCTCGGCTGCGGCCGCGTCGGCGTCGAGCTGATCCGCATGCTCGAGTCCTTCGGACACAGCGTCGCCGTCGTGGACCGCGACCCGCACGCCTTCACCGCCCTGCCCGCGACCTTCGACGGCCGCTGTGTGCAGGGCGTCGGCTTCGATCGGGACACCCTGGTGCGCGCCGGTATAGAGAAGGCCGTCGGCCTGGCCGCCGTGTCCTCCGACGACGGCACCAACGTGATCGCCGCGCGCGTGGCGCGCGAACACTTCGGCACACGGCACGTCGTCGCTCGTATCCACGACCCCGAACGCGCCCGCGTGTACCAGCGGCTGGGCGTGTCCACGGTCGCGGCGGTCCGCTGGACCAGCGAGCAGGTGTTCACCAAGCTGCTGCCGGCAGGCACCGCCCAGTCCGGGCGCCGCGATGCCACCGGATCTCTGGTGATGACGGAGATCGAGCCGGACCCGCAGTGGTGGGGCCGCTCCGTGGGCGAGATCGAGGACGCGGCCACGGTGCGCGTGGGATACCTGACCCGTTTCGAAGCGGGCCTGCTGCCCACGCAGGCCACGCTGCTGCAGGAAGGGGACGTGCTGCACATCGTCGTCGAGGTCAGCCGCCAGGACGATGCGGAGGCGATCATCATGAGCGCCCCGGAGAGGCAGGAGAACGCATGA
- a CDS encoding DUF4193 domain-containing protein, whose translation MATDYDAPRKNDDEVSEDSIEELKSRRTDTQSAVVDEDETEAAEGFELPGADLSGEELMVRVLPAQSDEFTCASCFLVRHRSQAAKEKNGMVFCTDCEG comes from the coding sequence ATGGCCACCGATTACGACGCCCCCCGGAAGAACGACGACGAGGTCAGCGAGGACTCCATCGAGGAGCTGAAGTCGCGTCGCACCGACACGCAGTCGGCCGTCGTCGATGAGGACGAGACGGAGGCCGCCGAGGGGTTCGAGCTTCCCGGCGCTGACCTCTCTGGCGAAGAGCTGATGGTGCGGGTGCTGCCCGCCCAGTCGGATGAGTTCACGTGTGCCTCCTGCTTCCTGGTGCGTCACCGGTCGCAGGCGGCCAAGGAGAAGAACGGCATGGTGTTCTGCACCGACTGTGAGGGCTGA
- a CDS encoding DUF3710 domain-containing protein, translating into MIFGRNRNVRHEQITLPEELMDERDKIAAGLVASGESTDGPYDVKDRDTTEGYIDLGAVRVRAIKSMELRLDLEDKTKEVVAVTVKLGSSSLQVQAFAAPRRTGVWDELREDLSTTLGKTPGATVVEREGRFGTEVLGRMPAQMPDGSPGWTTLRFLGVDGPRWFVRGLIRGEAARSPEDSESLEQVFADLVIVRGDAPMAPRDLLPLHPPKNVKPVRRRRPGREAASGDAAQAPGQSASNRREGAPEQTARPAPELPERGPEITEIR; encoded by the coding sequence GTGATCTTCGGACGCAACCGGAACGTACGCCATGAACAGATCACGCTCCCGGAGGAGCTGATGGATGAGCGGGACAAGATTGCCGCGGGGCTCGTGGCCAGCGGCGAGTCGACCGATGGCCCCTACGACGTGAAGGACCGCGACACGACCGAGGGGTACATCGACCTCGGCGCGGTCCGCGTGCGCGCGATCAAGAGCATGGAGCTGCGGCTCGACCTGGAGGACAAGACCAAGGAGGTCGTCGCTGTCACGGTCAAGCTCGGCTCGTCCTCGCTGCAGGTGCAGGCGTTCGCGGCGCCTCGGCGTACGGGCGTCTGGGACGAGCTGCGTGAGGACCTGAGTACGACCCTCGGGAAGACCCCCGGGGCCACAGTGGTCGAGCGCGAGGGACGGTTCGGCACGGAAGTGCTCGGGCGCATGCCCGCGCAGATGCCCGACGGCTCGCCGGGATGGACGACGCTGCGGTTCCTCGGTGTGGACGGTCCTCGGTGGTTCGTGCGCGGGCTGATCCGTGGCGAGGCCGCCCGCAGCCCGGAGGACTCGGAGTCCCTCGAGCAGGTCTTTGCCGATCTGGTCATCGTGCGCGGTGACGCGCCGATGGCGCCGCGCGACCTGCTCCCGCTGCATCCGCCGAAGAACGTGAAGCCGGTGCGCCGACGCCGCCCCGGCCGAGAGGCGGCCTCCGGCGACGCGGCGCAGGCACCCGGGCAGTCGGCCTCGAATCGGAGAGAGGGCGCGCCCGAGCAGACCGCGCGGCCGGCTCCTGAGCTGCCCGAGCGGGGCCCTGAGATCACCGAGATCAGGTGA
- a CDS encoding alkaline phosphatase family protein has product MSSPEFPSGVVPAESSLRSVMPSAAAALGVPEYENALDWPATRRAIVVLVDGLGRAVLRRFGGHAPFLKQAMAEHGRVLQVAVPTTTAASLTSLGTGVDPGEHGVVGYDVLDPDRGVVVNQLGGWDERTDPAAWQPLPTVLQRCQADGVETVTVSLPAFADSALTRASLRGGEFLGATTMAARGQRALQTVGRNRDRAFVYLYFNELDKAGHRTGVGSPDWLYALEEIDAVLRRLHSRLPANTTLGITGDHGMVDVPATRRIDYAALTADGDLERPELLDGVAHTAGEPRLVQLHVEAQASAQRREALCAAWQETWGAHAWVLTRDEAIQAGWFGARVTERVRPRIGDLLIAAHGDLALYDGRRVGAHAFDMVGHHGAPTRAEREVPFLLLGA; this is encoded by the coding sequence CTCGCCTGAGTTCCCGTCCGGAGTCGTCCCCGCCGAGTCGTCTCTGCGCTCGGTCATGCCGTCGGCGGCCGCCGCGCTCGGTGTGCCCGAGTACGAGAACGCGCTGGACTGGCCGGCGACGCGCCGGGCGATCGTGGTGCTCGTGGACGGTCTGGGCCGGGCCGTGCTGCGCCGCTTCGGCGGTCATGCTCCGTTCCTCAAGCAGGCGATGGCCGAACACGGCCGAGTGCTGCAGGTGGCCGTGCCCACGACCACGGCGGCCTCGCTGACGAGTCTGGGCACCGGTGTCGATCCTGGCGAGCACGGTGTGGTCGGCTACGACGTGCTCGACCCCGACCGCGGCGTCGTCGTCAATCAGCTGGGCGGCTGGGACGAGCGGACCGATCCGGCCGCGTGGCAGCCGCTGCCCACGGTGCTGCAGCGGTGCCAGGCCGACGGGGTCGAGACGGTCACGGTGTCGCTGCCGGCCTTCGCCGACTCGGCGCTGACCCGGGCCTCCCTGCGCGGTGGCGAGTTCCTCGGCGCCACGACCATGGCAGCCCGGGGCCAGCGGGCCCTGCAGACGGTGGGACGCAACCGCGACCGGGCGTTCGTGTACCTGTACTTCAACGAGCTGGACAAGGCCGGTCACCGCACCGGTGTCGGCTCACCGGACTGGCTCTACGCGCTCGAGGAGATCGACGCCGTGCTGCGGCGTCTGCACTCGCGGCTGCCGGCCAACACGACCCTGGGGATCACCGGGGACCACGGCATGGTCGACGTGCCGGCCACCCGTCGGATCGACTATGCCGCGCTGACGGCCGACGGCGACCTCGAACGGCCGGAGCTGCTCGACGGCGTGGCGCACACGGCGGGGGAGCCGCGTCTGGTGCAGCTGCACGTCGAGGCGCAGGCCTCGGCCCAGCGCCGGGAGGCGTTGTGCGCGGCCTGGCAGGAGACGTGGGGCGCGCACGCGTGGGTCCTCACTCGTGACGAGGCGATCCAGGCCGGCTGGTTCGGGGCTCGGGTCACGGAACGGGTGAGGCCGCGCATCGGAGACCTGCTGATCGCCGCCCACGGCGACCTTGCCCTCTACGACGGGCGTCGCGTCGGCGCCCACGCCTTCGACATGGTCGGGCACCACGGCGCCCCGACTCGCGCCGAGCGCGAGGTGCCCTTCCTGCTGCTGGGTGCCTGA
- a CDS encoding DUF3093 family protein, with product MHEHRSDRARDGADTATAAGLNSPGSPAHDTAHDDVPQRTGQDGTGRTGTLYREALSPSLGVWLVSALLAALCILVFAPVNIGTGIAAAVLFLGIEIVLLQATTPRIVVTDAEVRLGRARIEREHIGEVTGYRGEHAREQQRARLHGRAYVCMRGWIGPVVRLQITDPRDKTPYWLTSTRHPERLVEALGGSMHAGSCSAQSSPAQPRRTD from the coding sequence ATGCACGAACACCGCTCCGACCGCGCCCGCGACGGCGCCGACACCGCCACCGCGGCAGGCCTCAACTCCCCCGGATCCCCAGCACACGACACCGCCCACGACGACGTTCCGCAGAGGACCGGGCAGGACGGCACCGGCCGCACAGGAACGCTGTACCGAGAGGCGCTGTCGCCCTCACTCGGGGTGTGGCTCGTCTCGGCACTGCTGGCGGCCCTGTGCATCTTGGTCTTCGCCCCGGTGAACATCGGCACCGGCATCGCGGCCGCCGTCCTGTTCCTCGGCATCGAGATCGTCCTGCTGCAGGCGACGACCCCCCGGATTGTCGTCACCGACGCCGAGGTGCGTCTGGGGCGAGCACGGATCGAACGCGAGCACATCGGGGAGGTCACCGGCTACCGCGGCGAGCACGCCCGGGAGCAGCAGCGCGCACGGCTGCACGGACGCGCATACGTGTGCATGCGCGGCTGGATCGGCCCGGTCGTGCGTCTGCAGATCACGGATCCGCGGGACAAGACTCCGTACTGGCTGACCAGCACCCGCCACCCCGAGCGGCTCGTGGAGGCACTCGGCGGATCGATGCACGCCGGGTCCTGTTCCGCGCAGTCCTCCCCTGCGCAGCCGCGGCGAACCGACTGA
- a CDS encoding potassium channel family protein, with product MKVLIIGAGAVGSSIARELAAHDHEVIVVERRHDTAARLSSRTGHCEVGDASEPAVLRRAGAQGADVLVAATGDDRVNLVVSLLGRSEFGVGRTVARVNNPLNRWLFDESWGVDVAVSTPDIMTALVEEAVETGDLVRLMGIGSGAAALTAFTVPRDHWSLGRRIGSISWPDESPLVAILRDGRPRTADADEVLAAGDEVFFLAADEAAVQLRALLVPGSREAEASRGAETDQASQSPSA from the coding sequence ATGAAGGTCCTCATCATCGGCGCCGGCGCTGTGGGCTCCTCGATCGCGCGGGAGCTGGCGGCGCACGACCACGAGGTCATCGTGGTGGAACGTCGGCACGACACCGCTGCCCGGCTCTCGTCCCGGACGGGCCACTGCGAAGTGGGCGACGCCTCCGAGCCCGCTGTGCTGCGCCGGGCCGGAGCACAGGGCGCCGATGTGCTCGTCGCGGCCACCGGCGACGACCGGGTCAATCTCGTCGTGTCGCTGCTGGGTCGCAGCGAGTTCGGCGTCGGCCGGACGGTCGCCCGCGTCAACAATCCGCTGAACCGCTGGCTGTTCGACGAGTCCTGGGGCGTCGACGTCGCCGTGTCGACCCCGGACATCATGACCGCGCTCGTCGAGGAGGCGGTCGAGACCGGCGACCTGGTTCGGTTGATGGGCATCGGCTCGGGGGCCGCGGCCCTGACCGCGTTCACGGTGCCCCGCGACCACTGGAGCCTCGGACGTCGCATCGGCTCCATCTCGTGGCCGGACGAGTCGCCTCTCGTGGCCATCCTGCGCGACGGTCGGCCACGCACCGCCGACGCCGACGAGGTGCTCGCCGCGGGCGACGAGGTGTTTTTCCTGGCCGCCGACGAGGCGGCGGTTCAGCTGCGCGCGCTGCTGGTGCCGGGCTCGCGCGAGGCCGAGGCGTCCCGCGGCGCCGAGACCGACCAGGCGAGCCAGAGCCCGAGCGCGTAA
- the dut gene encoding dUTP diphosphatase, whose protein sequence is MTESPRLTVPLKRLDPGVEPPAYALAQDAGADLRTTVDVSLAPGERALVPTGVAVALPAGHAGFIHPRSGLAVRHGLSVVNAPGTIDAGYRGEIKVPLINLDPSAPIELRRGDRIAQLVIQQVAHAEFVEVEALEESDRGAAGFGSTGGFESGRGTDMPQTVQESDAQ, encoded by the coding sequence GTGACTGAGTCCCCGCGCCTGACCGTGCCCTTGAAGCGCCTCGACCCGGGAGTCGAGCCGCCCGCCTACGCGCTGGCTCAGGACGCCGGCGCGGATCTGCGGACCACCGTCGACGTCAGTCTCGCTCCGGGCGAGCGGGCGCTCGTGCCCACCGGCGTCGCCGTGGCGCTGCCGGCCGGACACGCCGGCTTCATCCATCCCCGGTCGGGCCTGGCCGTGCGTCATGGGCTCAGTGTCGTGAACGCGCCCGGCACCATCGATGCCGGCTATCGCGGAGAGATCAAGGTCCCGCTGATCAACCTTGACCCGAGCGCCCCGATCGAGCTGCGCCGCGGCGACCGCATCGCGCAGCTGGTGATCCAGCAGGTGGCTCACGCGGAGTTCGTCGAGGTCGAGGCCCTCGAGGAGTCGGACCGCGGCGCGGCGGGCTTCGGCTCGACGGGCGGCTTCGAGTCGGGGCGGGGGACCGACATGCCCCAGACCGTGCAGGAGAGTGACGCGCAGTGA
- the sepH gene encoding septation protein SepH, with translation MAQLRAASLVQDGTVLRLLDSEDTEHTLPITEELLAELEDARPAEAGSAEEQKRADGPSAPVEGVAQPATAPGPSTTADDRARREDGEQRAAGAAPESASAGARTESASPAPAEPATPLSPRQIQARIRAGHSAQRVAEETGTSLERVKTFEYPVLAERGWIAQQARETQIWVGGPDLYSDIVEDGGPSTLGELVEHRLTELGLAPGLAQWDAWREPHGAWTVAARFPVPPSEALPTDQEPPATWTYRAATRSVDPADDWARFLSAAHAWDLTTQEESDDQQAAQALSPEPRQDADTADRDGEVPPTRQDSGTRDGELLDVLRARRGQRADSARTGDEALARLISHRSADPAAAAEAEEDHPARKADRSALSAVPDLEHEASSDEAEQDEAAHQQPERSAGPSRRARPAMPAAAPARAERPRSGSKRPSVPSWDEIVFGRRGD, from the coding sequence ATGGCTCAGCTCCGAGCGGCATCCCTGGTGCAGGACGGCACCGTCCTGCGTCTGCTCGATTCCGAGGACACCGAGCACACGCTGCCGATCACCGAGGAGCTACTCGCTGAGCTCGAAGACGCCCGTCCCGCCGAAGCCGGGAGTGCGGAGGAGCAGAAGCGCGCCGACGGCCCGTCCGCGCCCGTCGAGGGCGTCGCGCAGCCGGCGACGGCGCCGGGCCCGTCGACCACCGCAGATGACCGCGCCCGACGCGAGGACGGCGAGCAGCGCGCTGCGGGCGCGGCGCCCGAGTCGGCATCCGCCGGCGCCCGCACCGAGTCGGCCTCCCCCGCCCCTGCCGAACCCGCCACGCCGCTCTCGCCTCGGCAGATCCAGGCCCGCATCCGAGCCGGTCACTCCGCGCAGCGCGTGGCCGAGGAGACGGGTACGTCGTTGGAGCGGGTGAAGACCTTCGAATACCCGGTCCTGGCCGAGCGCGGCTGGATCGCCCAACAGGCCCGCGAGACGCAGATCTGGGTCGGCGGCCCGGACCTGTACTCGGACATCGTCGAGGACGGCGGTCCCAGCACCCTGGGCGAGCTCGTCGAACATCGCCTCACAGAACTGGGCCTGGCCCCGGGACTGGCACAGTGGGACGCCTGGCGCGAGCCGCATGGCGCGTGGACCGTCGCCGCGCGGTTCCCCGTGCCCCCCTCCGAGGCCCTGCCCACCGACCAGGAGCCGCCGGCGACATGGACCTACCGGGCTGCGACCCGGTCGGTGGACCCGGCCGACGACTGGGCCCGTTTCCTCTCGGCGGCCCATGCATGGGACCTGACGACGCAGGAGGAGTCCGACGACCAACAGGCCGCGCAGGCCCTCTCTCCGGAGCCCCGGCAGGACGCCGACACGGCGGACCGCGACGGCGAGGTGCCGCCGACCCGGCAGGACTCCGGAACGCGCGACGGTGAGCTGCTCGACGTGCTGCGGGCCCGCCGCGGACAGCGGGCCGACTCGGCGCGCACGGGCGATGAGGCCCTGGCACGGTTGATCTCGCACCGCTCCGCCGATCCGGCTGCCGCAGCCGAGGCCGAGGAGGATCATCCCGCACGCAAGGCCGACCGCTCGGCACTGTCCGCCGTGCCCGACCTCGAGCACGAGGCGTCCTCCGACGAGGCCGAACAGGACGAGGCCGCGCACCAGCAGCCCGAACGCTCAGCGGGCCCGTCGCGCCGCGCCCGCCCGGCCATGCCCGCTGCCGCGCCTGCCCGTGCCGAGCGTCCGCGCTCAGGTTCCAAGCGCCCGTCCGTGCCGAGCTGGGACGAGATCGTCTTCGGCCGACGCGGCGACTGA